One Verrucomicrobiaceae bacterium genomic window carries:
- a CDS encoding DUF2726 domain-containing protein, producing the protein MKLIAPLTDTRIALEHHYKPKALLTPTEARFHACLEQISQHRCRIQVKPRLADVFQHAKGDLSGFNKVSQKHVDFLICRNDDWMPMLGIELDDDSHERKDRKERDMFVNALFALTNIPLLRIHVREVDRVEQLVETLSRGWLRRWQTLEAS; encoded by the coding sequence ATGAAACTCATCGCCCCACTGACAGATACCCGAATCGCTCTGGAGCATCATTATAAGCCCAAAGCATTGCTCACACCTACTGAGGCCCGCTTTCATGCCTGCTTGGAGCAGATTTCTCAACATCGCTGCCGCATTCAGGTAAAGCCCCGCCTCGCCGATGTCTTTCAGCATGCGAAAGGCGATCTCTCCGGTTTCAACAAGGTCAGTCAAAAGCACGTCGATTTCCTCATTTGCCGCAATGACGACTGGATGCCTATGCTCGGGATTGAATTGGATGATGACAGTCACGAGCGGAAAGACCGCAAAGAGCGCGACATGTTCGTGAACGCACTTTTCGCACTGACCAATATCCCTCTCTTGCGCATCCATGTCCGCGAGGTGGACCGCGTGGAGCAACTCGTCGAAACTCTCAGCCGTGGCTGGCTCCGCCGCTGGCAGACGTTGGAAGCGAGTTAG
- the rpsD gene encoding 30S ribosomal protein S4, translated as MARYTGPREKIARRFGIALFGPSKALELRNFPPGQHGARNTRRKTSEYGTALLEKQKLRFQYGVLEKQFRRFFAEAQRRKGVTGEILLQMLELRLDNVCYRMGFANTRFASRQLVAHLHITVNGKIVNIASFQCKPGDVVAVKAAPRSQQLVGKFLEMTAGSPGADWTTVDREAMKGTVNRVPVREEIAPIANEQLVVELYSR; from the coding sequence ATGGCTCGTTACACTGGACCTCGTGAAAAAATCGCCCGCCGCTTCGGCATCGCGCTTTTCGGCCCCTCCAAAGCACTCGAACTCCGCAACTTCCCCCCTGGACAGCACGGCGCACGCAACACCCGCCGCAAGACCTCCGAATACGGCACCGCCTTGCTCGAAAAGCAGAAGCTCCGCTTCCAATACGGCGTGCTTGAAAAACAATTCCGCCGCTTCTTCGCAGAAGCCCAGCGCCGCAAAGGCGTGACCGGTGAAATCCTCCTCCAGATGCTCGAGCTCCGCCTCGACAACGTCTGCTACCGCATGGGATTCGCCAACACCCGCTTCGCTTCCCGCCAGCTCGTCGCTCACCTCCACATCACCGTGAACGGCAAGATCGTGAACATCGCCAGCTTCCAGTGCAAGCCTGGTGACGTCGTCGCAGTGAAGGCCGCTCCTCGCAGCCAGCAGCTCGTCGGCAAGTTCCTCGAAATGACCGCTGGCAGCCCCGGAGCCGACTGGACCACCGTGGACCGCGAAGCCATGAAGGGCACCGTCAACCGCGTCCCCGTGCGCGAAGAAATCGCCCCCATCGCTAACGAGCAGCTCGTCGTCGAACTCTACTCCCGTTAA
- the rpsK gene encoding 30S ribosomal protein S11, which produces MADETTPAIPAAPEAAAAPAAAPAAPVAAPGADKVPTSGDRQVSQSIWAEIGGEGAEATKIVKAKGSKNVTSGIVHVRSSFNNTMVTITDKTGAVIGWSTSGKMGFRGSRKGTAYAAQVVAQDACRQAMGHGLREAEVRLHGPGSGRESAVRAVQALGVEVTTIKDTTPIPHNGCRPPQARRV; this is translated from the coding sequence ATGGCTGACGAAACTACCCCAGCAATCCCCGCCGCCCCGGAGGCCGCCGCAGCACCCGCTGCCGCCCCAGCAGCACCTGTCGCTGCTCCCGGAGCAGATAAAGTCCCCACCAGCGGTGACCGCCAAGTCTCCCAGAGCATCTGGGCAGAAATCGGCGGAGAAGGTGCCGAGGCCACCAAGATCGTTAAGGCCAAAGGCAGCAAAAACGTCACCTCCGGCATCGTCCACGTGCGTTCCTCCTTCAACAACACCATGGTCACCATCACCGACAAGACCGGCGCGGTCATCGGTTGGTCCACCTCCGGTAAAATGGGCTTCCGTGGCAGCCGTAAAGGCACCGCCTACGCCGCCCAGGTCGTCGCACAGGATGCCTGCCGTCAGGCGATGGGTCACGGCCTCCGTGAGGCTGAAGTCCGTCTCCATGGCCCAGGCTCCGGTCGTGAATCCGCCGTGCGTGCCGTCCAGGCCCTCGGTGTCGAAGTCACCACCATCAAAGACACCACGCCGATCCCCCACAACGGCTGCCGTCCGCCCCAAGCACGTCGCGTCTAA
- the rpsM gene encoding 30S ribosomal protein S13: protein MPRLLGVEIPNDKKIEYSLPYIYGVGLPLSRKVLAATKIDPNIRAGALTDDEIALITQAIQATKIPIEGDLRREIQMHMKRILGINCYRAHRHRRGLPVRGQRTHTNARTRKGPRKTVGAQKASK, encoded by the coding sequence ATGCCTCGCCTGCTCGGAGTCGAAATCCCGAACGACAAAAAAATCGAATACTCACTGCCATACATTTATGGTGTGGGTCTTCCCCTTAGCCGCAAGGTGCTCGCGGCGACCAAAATCGACCCGAACATCCGCGCTGGCGCACTGACGGACGATGAGATCGCCCTGATCACCCAGGCGATCCAGGCCACCAAAATTCCGATCGAAGGCGACCTTCGTCGTGAGATCCAGATGCACATGAAGCGCATCCTCGGGATCAACTGCTACCGTGCACACCGCCATCGCCGTGGTCTGCCCGTGCGTGGTCAGCGCACCCACACCAATGCCCGTACCCGTAAAGGCCCACGTAAGACCGTCGGTGCCCAGAAGGCCTCTAAATAA
- the rpmJ gene encoding 50S ribosomal protein L36 produces MRVRTSVKPLCELCRVIRRAGVVRVVCKNPRHKQRQG; encoded by the coding sequence ATGCGAGTCCGTACCTCCGTTAAACCTCTTTGCGAACTTTGCCGCGTCATTCGCCGCGCTGGTGTCGTCCGCGTCGTCTGCAAAAACCCGCGCCATAAACAGCGCCAGGGCTGA
- a CDS encoding SGNH/GDSL hydrolase family protein → MKNILCFGDSNTWGFVPDSILAPYQRRFPHDVRWTGILARELGAGVKIIEEGQNGRTTVHDDPFAAARNAKTVLPSILESQKPLDLVILMLGTNDLKAIFAVSPPEIAVGMKIIAQMILASDAGLEGRPPALLILCPPIIGDTSHLPGVTEKFPLARENSRKLPRLYDAVAKQLGCHFFNTQDIIEPSAADGIHLDAAAHSTLGLALAAKVKSILSL, encoded by the coding sequence ATGAAAAACATTCTTTGTTTCGGCGACTCGAATACCTGGGGCTTTGTGCCCGATAGCATCCTCGCCCCCTACCAGCGCCGCTTCCCCCACGATGTGCGGTGGACGGGCATTCTGGCCCGCGAGCTCGGCGCTGGCGTCAAAATCATCGAAGAGGGCCAAAATGGCCGCACCACGGTCCACGATGACCCTTTCGCCGCTGCGCGGAATGCCAAAACCGTGCTGCCATCTATATTAGAGTCCCAAAAGCCGCTCGATCTCGTGATCCTGATGCTGGGCACCAATGACCTGAAGGCCATTTTTGCAGTCTCCCCACCCGAAATCGCCGTGGGGATGAAAATCATCGCCCAGATGATCTTGGCCAGTGATGCCGGTCTGGAGGGCCGCCCCCCTGCCCTACTCATCCTCTGCCCGCCCATCATCGGTGACACCTCTCACTTGCCGGGTGTGACGGAGAAATTCCCCCTCGCTCGCGAAAACAGCCGCAAGCTGCCCCGGCTCTATGATGCCGTGGCCAAGCAACTGGGCTGCCACTTCTTCAATACACAGGACATCATCGAGCCCAGTGCCGCCGATGGCATCCACCTCGATGCGGCTGCCCACAGCACGCTGGGGCTCGCCCTCGCCGCGAAAGTGAAGTCGATCCTCTCTCTCTAA